From Pseudomonas oryzicola, the proteins below share one genomic window:
- a CDS encoding ZIP family metal transporter, protein MPPAHTHSVVPPSGISAWRQQINNSPWIGAGLALSLLAVLVLLGASLWNAIHGDHAQHLHLATLGGLSGFGATALGAVLAVVLRDVSTRSQDVMLGFAAGMMLAASSFSLILPGLEAAREITGNGPAAALTVVVGMGLGVLLMLGLDRFTPHEHERVGLAGPETERFSRVWLFVLAITLHNLPEGMAIGVSFANGDMNIGLPLTSAIAIQDIPEGLAVALALRATGLSNLKAALVAIGSGLMEPLGAVIGLGISTGFALAYPISMGLAAGAMIFVVSHEVIPETHRNGHQTTATLGLMGGFAVMMFLDTALG, encoded by the coding sequence ATGCCACCTGCACACACCCACAGCGTCGTCCCGCCGTCAGGCATCAGTGCCTGGCGCCAGCAGATCAACAACAGCCCGTGGATCGGCGCCGGCCTGGCGCTGAGCCTGCTGGCGGTGCTGGTACTGCTGGGGGCAAGCCTGTGGAACGCCATTCACGGCGACCATGCACAGCACCTGCACCTGGCGACGCTGGGGGGGCTGTCCGGCTTCGGCGCGACGGCCCTGGGTGCAGTGCTGGCAGTGGTGCTGCGTGACGTCAGCACGCGAAGCCAGGACGTGATGCTGGGCTTTGCCGCCGGCATGATGCTCGCAGCCAGTTCGTTCTCACTGATTCTGCCGGGCCTGGAGGCTGCCCGGGAAATCACCGGCAATGGCCCTGCTGCGGCCCTTACCGTAGTCGTGGGCATGGGCCTGGGCGTGCTGCTGATGCTCGGCCTGGACCGTTTTACCCCGCACGAGCACGAACGCGTCGGCTTAGCCGGGCCGGAAACCGAACGGTTCAGCCGGGTCTGGCTGTTCGTGCTGGCAATCACCCTGCATAACCTGCCCGAAGGCATGGCGATCGGCGTGAGCTTTGCCAACGGCGACATGAACATCGGCCTGCCGCTGACCTCCGCCATCGCCATTCAGGACATCCCCGAAGGGCTGGCCGTGGCCCTGGCCTTGCGTGCCACCGGGTTGTCGAACCTGAAAGCGGCGCTGGTGGCGATCGGATCGGGGCTGATGGAGCCGCTGGGCGCAGTGATCGGCCTGGGTATCTCGACCGGCTTTGCCCTGGCCTACCCGATCAGCATGGGGCTGGCGGCAGGGGCGATGATCTTCGTGGTAAGCCATGAGGTGATTCCCGAAACCCACCGCAATGGGCACCAGACCACCGCGACCCTGGGGCTGATGGGTGGGTTTGCGGTGATGATGTTTCTGGATACGGCGCTGGGCTGA
- a CDS encoding ankyrin repeat domain-containing protein, whose product MSPQTAPATMTADEAAAFAEQVFDRARQGDADMLGRLLASGLPANLRNHKGDTLLMLASYHGHHDAVRVLLAHGADPLIANDNGQLPIAGAAFKGDLAMIRLLLEHGVPVDAAAQDGRTALMLAAMFNRGEILDYLLAQGADPARQDARGATALMAAQTMGAVDAAARLQALAG is encoded by the coding sequence ATGTCCCCCCAAACCGCACCCGCCACCATGACCGCAGACGAAGCGGCCGCTTTCGCCGAGCAGGTATTCGACCGTGCCCGCCAGGGCGATGCCGACATGCTCGGGCGCTTGCTGGCCAGCGGCCTGCCGGCCAACCTGCGTAACCACAAGGGCGATACCTTGCTGATGCTGGCCAGCTACCACGGCCATCATGACGCCGTGCGGGTGCTGCTGGCACACGGCGCCGACCCGCTGATTGCCAATGACAACGGCCAGTTGCCCATCGCCGGTGCCGCGTTCAAGGGCGACCTGGCCATGATCCGCCTGCTGCTCGAGCACGGCGTGCCGGTGGATGCCGCCGCGCAGGATGGCCGCACCGCCTTGATGCTGGCGGCCATGTTCAACCGCGGCGAAATCCTCGACTACCTGCTGGCCCAGGGCGCCGACCCGGCGCGCCAGGATGCCCGCGGCGCCACCGCGCTGATGGCGGCGCAAACCATGGGCGCAGTGGACGCCGCAGCACGTCTGCAAGCGCTGGCCGGCTAA
- a CDS encoding DUF3509 domain-containing protein, with the protein MDLIQEKFVSVFPAYQVTTQPRPDGGILLTLRAADGKVTRRVLTYGQLHSAEQLSWAISAIRRDLAEQASELPVISMLQSQQRFALPTYR; encoded by the coding sequence ATGGACCTCATCCAGGAAAAGTTCGTCTCGGTATTTCCAGCCTACCAGGTCACGACCCAGCCCCGTCCGGACGGCGGTATCCTGCTGACCCTGCGCGCGGCCGACGGCAAGGTTACCCGTCGGGTGCTGACCTACGGCCAACTGCACAGCGCCGAACAGCTGTCGTGGGCGATCAGCGCCATCCGCCGTGACCTGGCCGAGCAGGCCAGCGAGTTGCCGGTGATTTCCATGCTGCAAAGCCAGCAGCGCTTCGCTCTGCCTACCTACCGCTGA